The following are encoded together in the Lactuca sativa cultivar Salinas chromosome 1, Lsat_Salinas_v11, whole genome shotgun sequence genome:
- the LOC111900570 gene encoding probable carboxylesterase SOBER1-like produces MASRSFILWLHGLHFANTRWSFPSAPPQPVTCGFVMPSWFDIQEMPITAVYPDLGHSISDEELQHMESWIISRLQSESSA; encoded by the exons ATGGCGTCTCGAAGTTTCATCTTATGGCTACACGGTCTTCACTTCGCCAACACTCGTTGGTCTTTCCCTTCTGCTCCACCTCAACCTGTTACCT GTGGTTTTGTGATGCCTTCATGGTTTGACATTCAGGAGATGCCAATAACAGCT GTATATCCTGATCTTGGCCATTCAATAAGTGATGAGGAGCTTCAACACATGGAATCATGGATCATATCCCGTCTACAAAGTGAAAGTTCTGCCTGA
- the LOC111900569 gene encoding probable carboxylesterase SOBER1-like produces the protein MKPSSALKPVAILAFTFSITIFTILLSSPSQATIDSKSMASRSFILWLHGLGDSGPANEPIKTLFTSSQFANTRWSFPSAPSQPVTCNYGSVMPSWFDIHEIPITSSSPTDESSLLKAVRNVHTVIDKEIATGVDPKNVFICGFSQGGALTLASVLLYPKTLGGGAVFSGWVPFNSTTLIEQITPEAKRTPILWSHGIADGTVLFEAGQAGPPFLQRVGINCEFKAYPGLAHSINNQELQYLESWIKSRLQTTSSSN, from the exons ATGAAGCCTTCTTCCGCATTAAAACCAGTTGCAATCCTCGCATTCACTTTCTCCATCACCATTTTCACAATactcctctcttctccttctcAAGCAACCATCGATTCGAAATCAATGGCCTCTCGAAGCTTCATCTTATGGCTACACGGTCTAGGTGACTCCGGTCCAGCCAATGAACCCATCAAGACGCTCTTCACCTCGTCTCAGTTCGCCAACACTCGTTGGTCTTTTCCTTCTGCTCCATCTCAACCTGTTACCTGTAACT ATGGTTCAGTGATGCCTTCATGGTTTGACATTCACGAGATACCTATAACATCT AGTTCCCCTACGGATGAGAGTTCGTTGCTTAAAGCAGTTCGGAATGTGCATACAGTGATTGACAAGGAGATAGCTACTGGAGTTGACCCTAAGAATGTGTTTATCTGTGGATTCAGTCAAggag GGGCGTTGACCTTGGCTAGTGTTCTGTTATATCCAAAAACACTTGGAGGGGGTGCAGTTTTTAGCGGATGGGTTCCTTTTAATTCAACTACTTTAATTGAACAGATCACGCCAGAGGCCAAAAgg ACACCGATATTGTGGTCGCATGGTATAGCTGATGGAACAGTGTTGTTTGAAGCTGGACAAGCGGGCCCACCATTCCTTCAACGGGTTGGCATAAATTGTGAATTTAAG GCGTATCCGGGTCTTGCCCATTCAATAAACAATCAGGAGCTCCAATACTTGGAATCATGGATCAAATCTCGTTTACAAACAACTTCCTCCTCCaactaa